The DNA window GCTGGAGCATGCACACCATGATGAAGGCTATCGCCAAAGGAGCCCGTCACACCTCCAGCCTTGACTCGCTGCGGAGCGCCAACCAGAAGCGATTCCCGGCCTGGTATTATCAGATGCTGTTTACGCAGAATCACGACGAGAACAGCTGGAACGGCACACTGACCGAATCGTTTGGCCCGGCCGCCGACGCTATGGTCGTGCTAAGCAGTACGCTGGAAGGCATGCCCCTGGTTTACAACGGTATGGAATCGAACCTGGACAAGCGGCTGGCCTTTTTCGAGAAAGACAGTATCAGCTGGGGCACCTACGAGAAAGCGCCTTTTCTCAAGGCACTGCTGACGCTCAAACACCGCAACCGGGCGCTCTGGAACGGGCTGGCGGGGGCCGGGCGCAGAAAATCACGACCGATCATGACGACGCGGTGTATGCGTTTCACCGGCAGCGCGACAACGACTGGGTCACAGTGGTCGTCAACCTGAGCGACAAGCCCCAGACGTTTCGGCTCATGGGCGAAGGCTACGAAGGCATGTACACCGATGTATTCAGCCACCAATCGCTCGAACTGCGCCCATATAGTTCGATGACACTGCAACCCTGGGGGTATCGGGTCTTCACCAACTAAGGCAGTCGTAAAAGCCTATGAAGAAACTCCTTGTCAAAAAAAATACGACGATCAAAACACCGTTGGGGCGGGCCGAATTATATTATCAGACCGTTTTTGCCGACCATCTGGTGGAAAACTATCAGAAAGACCTCCAGATCAATCCAGCCAAACGGCACCACGATCTGGTCTTTTCCGATATCGATCAGCTCCTGAGAGGTAACGTAAGTATGAAAGTAATCCCTGGAAAGGAAGGCCAGATCGAAGCCGTTTCTTTTTACCGGGGTCGCCACTATTTTACCTGTTTTCACGTTGCTAAAAGACCGGACTCTGATACAATGTTTGCCTTCATCGTTACCTGCTATGCCACAAACGAAAGAAAATACCTCGACCGATACGAAGAGTACATCCAGCTCCTCCAAGAAACGCTCGGCCGTCGAACCCGGTGATTACTTCATTGACGGCAAAGGCCGTATGTATGTACTTGATACGAACCTGCAACCCGTTCGGTACACACCGCCCAAGTAATAAATCATCTGCCTGTTGGCCGGTACCGGACATACATACTTTGCCAGTCTGTTCAGTGGCGACTTACGGCCTATTGTTCGACCGTTAGTAAGCAAAGGCAGCCTAAACGAGCATCCAGTCCACCACCGCCGTTTGCCCATTTCATTGCCAGTCCTGATGCCTAGTAGCCGCGCTCTACGCCTTCTCACCATTATTTCGTTCGGTATCCTTACCCCGACTGCCGGTGTGTACGCGCAGGCGGCAACCGACGCGCCGGTACAGTGGGCGGGCAGCGTAGTGGGCGTTTCATCGGAGAAGCGGGGTGAGCAATACGGCGAGCAGTACAAAGCGTCGCAGGCGTTGGGGTTCCCCAGCAAACTCCCGCAGTTGGGCGAAAGCCCGACGGCATGGGCACCGCAGCAGGCCGAAAACCCCGCTGAAGACTGGATTCAGGTTGGTTTTCCCAAGCCTGCCCTCGCCCGGCAGGTCATCGTCGCCGAAAACGTCAATCCCGGTGCCATTGTACGCGTCGTCGTTACCGACGAAACCGGCACCGACCACACGGTGTATACCAACCCCAAGCCGCAACCCCGCCCCGACCCGCTCCTGCTTGTGGCGCTACCCGGCAACGGACTGACGGTTGCCAGGGTGAAAGTAAGCATCAACAGCGGAGCCATTCGGGGTGTCAATCAGATCGACGCTATCGGGCTGTCGGCTTCGGCCAATCCCCCAACAATTGGCATTCGGCTGGCGAAAGACACGCCCAAAGACATTGTCAAGGAGAATCTGGGCAAGGGGGTCAACTCGGCGGGTCAGGAAGTAGCCCCGGTGATTTCGCCCGACGGTCGGACCTTATACTTTACCCGCAACTACAACAAAGCCAACATCGGCTCGCCCGACCGGCAGGATGTCTGGTACTCGACCCTGTCGTCGGGCAGCAACGGTACACCGGCTGGCTGGAGCGATGCCGTTAATATTGGCCCACCTATCAACAACGCCAGCGACAACGCGATCAGTGGTATTTCGGCCGACGGCAAGACCGCCTATCTCCTGAATATCTACCAGCCCAACGGCAGCACCACCTACGGCATTTCCAAATCGATTCGTACGAAAGCGGGCTGGTCGTTTCCGGCCGGGTTGACGATTAAAAACAACTACAACCTGCCCGAACGCGAAACCGACAACTCCGTCGAAACCGAACTCGCCGTTGCTCCCGACGAACGAACACTGATTCTGTCGGTGCGTCGACGCGATACCCGTGGCGACCGCGACCTGTACGCCACCCACCTGCTGCCCGACAAGACCTGGAGCGAGCCGGTTCATATGGGCAACACGATCAATACCGCCGATACCGAAAGCGCCCCCTTTCTGGCGTCGGACAATAAAACACTCTATTTCACCTCGCGGGGGCATCCGGGCTACGGCAACGGCGATATCTACGTGTCGCGTCGGCTCGACGAGTCGTGGACCAACTGGAGCGAACCCGAAAATCTGGGACCGGGCATCAACACGCCCGAATGGGACGGTTATTTCACCATCCCGGCCGCCGGGGATTTCGCGTACCTGAGTTCCCGCTCGAACTCGATGGGGGAAGACGACATTTTCCGGCTCAAACTCTTCCCGACGATCAAGCCTAATCCTGTGGCCATCGTGTCGGGGCAGGTGCTCGACGCCCAGACGAAAAAGCCCGTAGCCGCGCAGGTCGTTTCGGATATGTTTGGCGAACGGAAAGAGATCACTAAAGTCGATTATGACCCCGAAACGGGTGAGTACCGGCTGATTTTACCGACTCAGAACCGGTACACGCTCAAGGCTATCAAGGAAGGTTATTTTGCCCCGACAGATATTCTCGACCTGAGCAAAGACAAGCGCTTCCGCGACATCAAGCGTAACCTGTATCTGCTCAAAATCGAGCCGGGGCAGGTGATTACGATGCGCGAGATTCTGTTCGAGCAGGGCCACTTCGATTTGATGGTGGGTGCCGACGCCGAACTCGACCGGGTCGTGGATATGCTGAATAAGTATTCGACAATGGAAATTCTTGTCGAGGGCCACTCCGACAATCAGGGCGAGTGGGAACCCAACATGAAACTCTCCGCCGACCGCGTACAGACCGTCAAAGACTACCTGATTGCCAAAGGCGTACCCGATACGCGCATTCAAACCAAGGCCTGGGGCCCCAGCCGACCCGTCGCCAGCAACGAGACCGAAGAGAAGCGGAAACTGAACCGGCGGGTAGAATTCACCATCCTGAAAATGTAGGTCCGCTGAATTTGCCGTAGTTTTGGCCAATGATTGCCTTATCATCCCGCTTTACTTACCTGTTACTTGGTTTGCTTCTGGTGTTGGCGCTCGGTTTACGATTGTACCGGGTTGGCACGTACGGCATCTACTTTGACGAAAAAGCAACGCTGCTCGTCAGCCAGGGTATTGTCATGGAAGGCTTCAATCAGCGCGACGTGTTCGACAAGCCGTACTTCACCCCCGCTGAGTTCTGGAAGCCCAAGACATTCAATGATTTCATGGAAGCCGATACGCGCAGCGACATCGGCAACAGCCCCGCCTATTACGCCGTTGTCTGGGCCTGGCTGAAGGTGTTCGGCATGAGCGACACCTCCCTCCGGATGCCGTCGGTTATCTTCAGCACGCTGCTGATCGGGCTGCTGTTTTTTTTCGTCAGGCGACACTTCCGGTTTCTGGGTGAAGCGCGGGTGAATGCGCTGGCCCTGCTCAGTGCCTTTATCGCGACGATCGAACCGTTTTTCGTGGCTTACAGTCACATCGCCCGGAACTACCCGATGACGTTTTTCCTGACGCTGCTGGCTACGCACCTGTTTCTGCTCATCATGGAACGCGTCCGCCAGCCGTCACTGGCGTCGGCATCGGCGGGGCCGGTGGGTCTGTACGTCGCCTACGGACTCGTTTTTGTCACGTCGGTATTCTCGCACTACCTGACCGTGACCGTGTTTCTGTGCCACGGGCTGTACGCGCTGCTGTTTCTGCGCAATGGGCGGGCGTGGCTATCGCTGGGCCTGACGGCCGGGCTGGGGCTGGGCATCGTGTCGCTCTGGTTTTTGTTCGGCGGTGGGCAGTACACGTTTTTCACGCTGAATTACCAGGCGCAGTTCTACCGAAACATTGCCCTGACCAACCCGACGGGTAGCCCGTTTGGCCTGATCCTGCCCGCTACGTTTGCCAATATTTCGGTGAGGGGCATCCCTATTTTTGCTGACCTGTTCATGCCCACCAATGGCATCGGGCAGGCCATGACGGGTATTCGTAATTCGGCCCTCGCCCTGACCCTGGGGCTGGGTGCTACGGCGGTGCTGCATCGGTACTGGTCGGCGCGGGTCGTGCCGGTCTGGGCTTATGCGGTCATACCGGTGCTGCTGCTGGCGGGTCTGCCGATCTACAGCGTTGTACCGGAGCGGCTGCTGGTACTGTCGGGAGCCGTACCCTTCGTTTACCTGATTGGCCGGTACGTGTACGACCGCTTCGACCGGGCGCAGCGACCCCTGATTACGCTGCTGCTGCTGCTTGCCTTCGTGCCTACCCTGTTTCTGCTGTTTATGGCCTGGCGCTCGGGCCACACCTTCGGCATCACGCAGCGGTACTCCGGTTTTTCGTTTCCGTACGTTTGCATCCTGGTGGCGATGGGCGTGCAGCAACTGGCGTCGGCCCGGTGGTGGCTGGCTGCTCCAATTGCCGCCGTGCTGGTGCTTCAGCTGGTGCATATCGGAAAATTGCTGGGCTCGATCTACGCCGACGAAGCACCCAAGTACACCTACTTCGACCGACCCCGCATCGCCAACCCGTATTGGCAGGCGGCTCAGCAACTTATCAGCACCTACCAGCCGGGCGACACGATCCTGTATCCGAACAAAAAACGGGTCATCTATTCGCAGGCCATCGACAAAACCTACACCCCCCTGTCGCTGCTCGACGCGCAGCTGATGAACGTTTACTTACCGCCATCGGCGACTTATATTCAGCGCATTGACCCAGCCGAACCTGACCGGATCGTACTGGTCAACGGACGGACCGGAGCGAGAATTACTATATTTGATTTCAAAGGGTCTACATATCGCTATGGCGACTGACCATCAATACATTACAACTATGCA is part of the Spirosoma rhododendri genome and encodes:
- a CDS encoding alpha-glucosidase C-terminal domain-containing protein — translated: MYAFHRQRDNDWVTVVVNLSDKPQTFRLMGEGYEGMYTDVFSHQSLELRPYSSMTLQPWGYRVFTN
- a CDS encoding OmpA family protein, whose translation is MPSSRALRLLTIISFGILTPTAGVYAQAATDAPVQWAGSVVGVSSEKRGEQYGEQYKASQALGFPSKLPQLGESPTAWAPQQAENPAEDWIQVGFPKPALARQVIVAENVNPGAIVRVVVTDETGTDHTVYTNPKPQPRPDPLLLVALPGNGLTVARVKVSINSGAIRGVNQIDAIGLSASANPPTIGIRLAKDTPKDIVKENLGKGVNSAGQEVAPVISPDGRTLYFTRNYNKANIGSPDRQDVWYSTLSSGSNGTPAGWSDAVNIGPPINNASDNAISGISADGKTAYLLNIYQPNGSTTYGISKSIRTKAGWSFPAGLTIKNNYNLPERETDNSVETELAVAPDERTLILSVRRRDTRGDRDLYATHLLPDKTWSEPVHMGNTINTADTESAPFLASDNKTLYFTSRGHPGYGNGDIYVSRRLDESWTNWSEPENLGPGINTPEWDGYFTIPAAGDFAYLSSRSNSMGEDDIFRLKLFPTIKPNPVAIVSGQVLDAQTKKPVAAQVVSDMFGERKEITKVDYDPETGEYRLILPTQNRYTLKAIKEGYFAPTDILDLSKDKRFRDIKRNLYLLKIEPGQVITMREILFEQGHFDLMVGADAELDRVVDMLNKYSTMEILVEGHSDNQGEWEPNMKLSADRVQTVKDYLIAKGVPDTRIQTKAWGPSRPVASNETEEKRKLNRRVEFTILKM
- a CDS encoding glycosyltransferase family 39 protein, which translates into the protein MIALSSRFTYLLLGLLLVLALGLRLYRVGTYGIYFDEKATLLVSQGIVMEGFNQRDVFDKPYFTPAEFWKPKTFNDFMEADTRSDIGNSPAYYAVVWAWLKVFGMSDTSLRMPSVIFSTLLIGLLFFFVRRHFRFLGEARVNALALLSAFIATIEPFFVAYSHIARNYPMTFFLTLLATHLFLLIMERVRQPSLASASAGPVGLYVAYGLVFVTSVFSHYLTVTVFLCHGLYALLFLRNGRAWLSLGLTAGLGLGIVSLWFLFGGGQYTFFTLNYQAQFYRNIALTNPTGSPFGLILPATFANISVRGIPIFADLFMPTNGIGQAMTGIRNSALALTLGLGATAVLHRYWSARVVPVWAYAVIPVLLLAGLPIYSVVPERLLVLSGAVPFVYLIGRYVYDRFDRAQRPLITLLLLLAFVPTLFLLFMAWRSGHTFGITQRYSGFSFPYVCILVAMGVQQLASARWWLAAPIAAVLVLQLVHIGKLLGSIYADEAPKYTYFDRPRIANPYWQAAQQLISTYQPGDTILYPNKKRVIYSQAIDKTYTPLSLLDAQLMNVYLPPSATYIQRIDPAEPDRIVLVNGRTGARITIFDFKGSTYRYGD